The following nucleotide sequence is from Phycisphaera sp..
TCACGCGACAGACCGAGGCGGCCTCGCCGGTGGTAAAGACCTTTTTATCGGTCCAGTCTGGCTGTTGTTCTTGGGATGCCACAGTAATTCTCCCGACCGCACCTATGACCGGTCGAGTTGCCTATCGACGCACACTTTGCCCAACTTCACAGCAATACGACCCGTGTACGCATGGGATCCCGGCAATCCACATATAAGTCCGATCCGGACGGTCCGAATTACAAGCCCAGAACCTACGAATCGTCGCCTGGAGCCTTGCCATATCGGCGGCGCCACTGCGTCACCGCGTCGGGTTCGCGCGGGTAGATCGGGCGTAACGCTTCGACAGGAACAGCTTCGGCCGCCGATCGGTACGCTAAAAGTCCCTCTGCTGTAAGTTTCATCGGGAAGCACTCAGCGCCTCGTTTCGATGCGACTTCGAGCATCTGCTCGGGCACGTGCCCCTCGTGGATGAGCACGTCGCCCGGTAACAACAGCGCGTCGAAATCTCTTGGACCGATAGAACGGCCTGGTGCGGAAAACTCCAACCGCGTGGTATCGAACCTCGCAACATAGGCCGAATCTAGTTTGCATGCCATCGCCACAACCACCCCGCCACGAATATCGCGAACTTGCAACGCAGTCTCAATCGCAACATTGACCGTGGGCACGGCCAGCACGCTCGCGCCGCTCACCTCGGCCAGCACCGCCGCGGCCACGCACACCAGCCGCGTGGCGGTAAATCCGCCGGGTCCGATCGAAACCAGCACCTCGTCCAGTTCGGAAGGCTTGGCACCTACCTCCTCAAACAGTTCGGCGATCGCCGGGAGCAGGAGGTCATCGTGCCGCCCCTGCTGTCGCAAGGACCGTGTAGCCAGCACAACAGCCTTCCCTGGGGAAGCATCGTCGCCAGTACGCGCCAACAGCACGCCCGGCGAGGGCACGTTCGGGTTAGTTGCTTCAATGGCCAGGGTCAGCACGGGCGAGGGTAGATCACCCCTCGGGGTCGGGCCCGCCGCGACGGCGTTTCCGCTGGCCGGTCCGCCGCTTGGCCTCCAGCCGCCGCTCGTTCGATCGCCGGGACGGCCTCGTCGGGATCCGCCGCTTGGGCTCGACCATCGCCTGGCGGACCAACTCCTTCAGCCGATCGAGAACCTCCTCTTGGTTCCGCCTGGCCGACCGCGTCCGTTCGCACACCATGATCAGAACGCCGTCGG
It contains:
- the tsaB gene encoding tRNA (adenosine(37)-N6)-threonylcarbamoyltransferase complex dimerization subunit type 1 TsaB, which codes for MLTLAIEATNPNVPSPGVLLARTGDDASPGKAVVLATRSLRQQGRHDDLLLPAIAELFEEVGAKPSELDEVLVSIGPGGFTATRLVCVAAAVLAEVSGASVLAVPTVNVAIETALQVRDIRGGVVVAMACKLDSAYVARFDTTRLEFSAPGRSIGPRDFDALLLPGDVLIHEGHVPEQMLEVASKRGAECFPMKLTAEGLLAYRSAAEAVPVEALRPIYPREPDAVTQWRRRYGKAPGDDS